The Candidatus Atribacteria bacterium nucleotide sequence CGCTGCCCTGGATATCCTAAACTTAAAGAATAATCACCGGATCCAAATTGTACCATATCTATACCATCTATTGAGAGAATCTCTTCTAAATTATCAACGGCCTCTTTTTTTTCAATCATTAAAGCTACTACAGCTTCATCCATCGCCTTCACATATTCTTGAGAACCAGCTTCAACATAATATCCAACATTCCTACGATTAGCTGCTCCATTAACCCCTTTAGTTTGAGGGGTTTCTGCTCTTACAATACCCACACATTCTTTAGCATCTTCCATAGTTCTAATATCAGCAAAAAGAATATTTTGTATCCCCGAACCTAAGGCTCTCTGGGCAATAAATGCCCTATTATTTTGATCTACTTTAATCATGGAGGACATATCAAAAAGCTCAACTGCTCTTCCAAAATTTTCTAAATCATGAATGCTCCAAGGCGAATATTCTCCCAAAAACTCTACATAATCGAATATCCCGATATGACCTATAATTTCAACCATCCCCGGCCATACACTTAGAAGACGAGTACCAATAGTTGCCTTACTGGCTCTTATTAATTCTCTAAGTTTATTCTTCCTCATTTTTAATTCCTCCCGCATTTCCTAAACTGATATTTTTTTGGATTGTTAGCTGG carries:
- a CDS encoding 2,4-dihydroxyhept-2-ene-1,7-dioic acid aldolase; its protein translation is MREELKMRKNKLRELIRASKATIGTRLLSVWPGMVEIIGHIGIFDYVEFLGEYSPWSIHDLENFGRAVELFDMSSMIKVDQNNRAFIAQRALGSGIQNILFADIRTMEDAKECVGIVRAETPQTKGVNGAANRRNVGYYVEAGSQEYVKAMDEAVVALMIEKKEAVDNLEEILSIDGIDMVQFGSGDYSLSLGYPGQRNHPKVKEAELKTIKTALEKGIRPRVEIGSINYKIE